A single region of the Bacteroides luhongzhouii genome encodes:
- a CDS encoding helix-turn-helix domain-containing protein, with protein sequence MESKNSNLAILREPFVAGMDENLSPIMQRLWKLEGGAIYFCRSGWAHVTIDLKDYEIVENTQIVLLPGTIIRVNGSSSDFTASFFGFPKEMFREACLRFEPIFFRFIKEKPCYTLKDENTGAINGLIRATTAIYNDRENRFRNQIAKNHLQSFMLDIYDKCYRYFDRQEIEGGSRQDEIFKNFIALVHENCIAEREVTFYANKLCISTKYLTGICKSVTGDAAKKIIDDFAILEIKVLLQSTGLTIQEIADRLGFPDQSYLGRYFKRHEGMSPKEYQSKYSI encoded by the coding sequence ATGGAATCAAAAAACTCTAACCTAGCCATACTTCGTGAACCGTTTGTTGCCGGAATGGACGAAAACCTGTCTCCAATTATGCAACGCCTGTGGAAACTGGAAGGGGGCGCCATCTATTTTTGCCGAAGCGGATGGGCACACGTCACGATTGACTTGAAAGACTATGAAATTGTCGAAAATACTCAAATCGTGCTCTTGCCGGGAACGATTATCCGTGTCAACGGCAGCAGCAGTGATTTCACAGCTTCTTTCTTCGGATTCCCCAAAGAAATGTTTCGCGAAGCCTGCCTCCGTTTCGAGCCGATCTTCTTCCGGTTCATCAAAGAAAAACCGTGCTATACACTCAAGGATGAAAACACAGGAGCAATCAACGGGTTAATACGTGCCACGACAGCTATATACAACGATCGTGAAAACCGTTTCCGCAACCAAATCGCCAAAAATCATCTCCAGTCGTTTATGCTGGATATTTATGATAAGTGTTACCGCTACTTCGACCGGCAGGAAATCGAAGGAGGAAGCCGGCAGGATGAAATCTTCAAGAATTTCATCGCACTGGTGCACGAAAACTGCATCGCTGAAAGGGAAGTAACCTTCTACGCCAACAAGCTCTGTATCTCCACCAAATATCTGACAGGTATCTGCAAGAGCGTGACGGGCGACGCCGCCAAAAAGATTATCGACGACTTCGCCATCCTGGAGATAAAAGTGCTGCTTCAATCCACCGGACTGACAATTCAGGAAATAGCCGACCGGCTCGGTTTTCCCGATCAGTCGTATCTAGGCAGGTATTTCAAACGACATGAGGGGATGTCGCCAAAGGAGTATCAGAGCAAATATTCTATCTAA
- a CDS encoding PDDEXK nuclease domain-containing protein codes for MEIQNSIFNYAVLLKQVKARVALAQKKAIYSANEEMLSMYWDIGKLLCESQKQIGWGNNALEQLANDLKNDYPKVKGFSKRNCQVMIQFYNEYNQQLTNAQPAVAHLQEASIVLPIKQLSWSHNITLIQRVKDLKARYWYMIQCLKSGWSRNFLIEAINQDYYHTYGALANNFDTTLPEIQAKQVKETLKDPYIFDMLTFTDEYNERDVELGLVKHIEKFLLEMGAGFAFMGRQYHIEVSGNDFYIDILMYNVFMHRYLVVELKKGDFQPEYIGKLNFYCSAVDDILCREGDNQTIGLLLCQNKDRIMAEYALRDVRKPIGISDYELGKSIPHDIKSGLPSIEELESKLYQGLQDNESAE; via the coding sequence ATGGAAATTCAAAATAGTATATTTAACTACGCTGTTTTGCTTAAACAAGTCAAAGCACGGGTGGCACTCGCACAGAAAAAAGCGATTTATTCCGCTAATGAAGAAATGCTTTCTATGTATTGGGACATCGGCAAACTTCTTTGTGAAAGCCAGAAGCAGATAGGATGGGGGAACAATGCACTTGAACAGCTTGCCAATGACCTGAAGAATGATTATCCGAAAGTGAAGGGCTTTTCAAAAAGAAATTGTCAGGTGATGATTCAATTCTATAATGAATATAATCAGCAACTTACAAATGCGCAACCAGCGGTTGCGCATTTGCAGGAAGCTTCCATAGTATTGCCGATAAAACAGTTAAGCTGGTCACACAACATCACTTTAATACAACGAGTAAAAGACCTGAAAGCCCGCTATTGGTACATGATTCAATGTTTGAAGAGTGGATGGAGTCGTAATTTCTTAATTGAAGCTATCAATCAGGACTACTACCATACTTACGGAGCATTGGCAAACAATTTCGATACCACTCTCCCGGAAATACAAGCCAAGCAGGTAAAAGAAACCTTAAAAGACCCCTATATTTTTGATATGCTGACTTTCACTGACGAATATAACGAAAGAGATGTAGAGTTAGGGTTGGTTAAGCATATTGAAAAGTTCCTTCTCGAAATGGGAGCAGGCTTCGCCTTCATGGGCAGACAGTATCATATTGAAGTGTCCGGCAATGATTTCTATATTGACATCTTGATGTATAATGTGTTTATGCACAGGTATTTAGTTGTGGAGTTGAAAAAAGGGGACTTCCAACCCGAATATATCGGTAAACTGAATTTCTATTGTTCTGCAGTAGATGATATTCTTTGCCGGGAAGGTGATAATCAGACGATTGGTTTGCTTCTTTGTCAGAACAAAGATCGCATCATGGCTGAATATGCTTTACGTGATGTGCGCAAACCAATAGGTATTTCCGATTATGAGTTAGGTAAATCAATCCCTCACGATATAAAATCCGGACTGCCTTCCATCGAAGAACTGGAAAGCAAACTTTATCAGGGATTACAAGACAATGAAAGTGCAGAATAA